In Candidatus Sedimenticola sp. (ex Thyasira tokunagai), the following proteins share a genomic window:
- a CDS encoding glycosyltransferase, protein MSLYKKYFAKIRQPISDQEIAQNQLSEDEQVARIEQHLAERRQRGEVGALPERPRVFAAVKNSNWEQAGLVDSWRGIADVVHYDWGEQFDQNATDWFSGGRDAFGEVLFRQVEEAHRRTPLDIFFSYLSGRWVSQQVIDRIGRLGIVTVNYDFDDSRKFWNSKKHGVYTGSAEIAPIFDLCVSAQSSSNVGKYVAIGANPLFLPSGGNATVFASLEPEIVRSVPVSFIGQKYGERGEWIASLEAAGVAVEKRGVNWPGGPLSLDEMLALYSRSLLTIGFGFIGNTQQVGMKGRDFEVPMTGCAYLTTYSDELAHYFVPGEEILFYRNKKELQEIAHYYVEHPGEAVAIGRAGRVKALSRHTWEQRWVCLLGVVRGDSPP, encoded by the coding sequence ATGAGTCTCTATAAAAAATACTTCGCCAAGATACGCCAGCCCATTTCCGATCAAGAGATTGCTCAGAACCAGCTCTCTGAAGACGAGCAGGTGGCTCGTATTGAGCAGCACTTGGCCGAGCGGCGGCAGCGAGGCGAAGTAGGAGCGCTGCCGGAGAGGCCTCGGGTCTTTGCTGCGGTAAAGAATAGCAATTGGGAGCAGGCAGGCTTGGTGGATTCCTGGCGTGGTATCGCTGATGTGGTTCACTACGATTGGGGTGAGCAGTTTGATCAGAATGCTACGGACTGGTTTTCTGGTGGTCGAGATGCATTTGGAGAGGTGCTGTTTCGGCAGGTTGAGGAGGCCCATCGACGCACTCCGCTGGATATCTTCTTCTCCTATCTCTCTGGTCGCTGGGTATCGCAGCAGGTGATCGATAGAATCGGCAGGCTTGGTATCGTTACGGTCAATTATGATTTTGATGACAGCCGCAAGTTCTGGAATTCAAAAAAACATGGGGTCTATACCGGCAGTGCGGAGATTGCCCCCATCTTCGATCTCTGTGTCTCGGCTCAGAGCAGCAGTAATGTCGGCAAATATGTTGCCATAGGCGCGAACCCTCTGTTTCTACCCAGCGGTGGCAATGCCACTGTCTTTGCTTCTCTTGAGCCTGAAATAGTACGCAGTGTACCGGTAAGCTTTATCGGCCAGAAATATGGTGAGCGGGGAGAGTGGATCGCATCGCTTGAGGCAGCAGGTGTTGCGGTGGAGAAGCGAGGTGTGAACTGGCCCGGTGGGCCCTTGAGCCTGGATGAGATGTTGGCTCTCTACAGTCGCTCACTACTGACCATCGGCTTCGGTTTTATCGGCAATACCCAACAGGTGGGGATGAAAGGGCGGGATTTTGAGGTGCCGATGACCGGCTGTGCCTACCTCACCACTTACAGTGATGAGTTGGCGCACTACTTTGTTCCCGGTGAGGAGATTCTCTTCTACCGCAACAAGAAGGAATTGCAGGAGATCGCCCACTATTATGTGGAGCATCCTGGGGAGGCTGTGGCTATCGGTCGAGCCGGCAGGGTAAAAGCGTTGAGTCGACACACTTGGGAGCAGCGCTGGGTGTGCCTGCTGGGGGTGGTAAGAGGTGACTCACCCCCCTAA